Part of the Apilactobacillus apisilvae genome is shown below.
TTAACTAATAGGATAAATTTGGGTAATGCTAACATTCTTTTAAAACGTGATGGTTCTTTTATTAATCGATAAAGCCATTCAATATTATGATCAATCCAAAATTGAGGAGCCCGATTTGTGTGTCCTGATAAAACGTCAAAACTACCGCCTAAGCCAATCCAAAGACTACTTAGTCTATCTTTGTATTTAACAATGAAATTCTCTTGCTTTGGGAAACCAAGAGCTACAAAGACCATGTCTGGTTTTTTATTAAGAATGTCATTAGCAACCACTTCTTCATTTTTAAAATAACCATCCTGAGTACCTTTTACTATTAAATTAGGGTAATCTTTATTTATTATTTTTTTTAAGTCGCTCATTACTTCTGGTTTAGCACCAATGAAATATGCAGACTTATTATTTTTATTCCCCCAATCTAATAAATCTAATAAGATATCATATCCAGTGATTCTTTCAGGCATTTT
Proteins encoded:
- a CDS encoding WecB/TagA/CpsF family glycosyltransferase, translating into MKNNKINILGFNFLNTTFKKFMETIKARVDKNQNTFIVTANPEIVTYALDHEQYSKKIKKADYLVADGVGILKGAKILGEKMPERITGYDILLDLLDWGNKNNKSAYFIGAKPEVMSDLKKIINKDYPNLIVKGTQDGYFKNEEVVANDILNKKPDMVFVALGFPKQENFIVKYKDRLSSLWIGLGGSFDVLSGHTNRAPQFWIDHNIEWLYRLIKEPSRFKRMLALPKFILLVKRQNKKSTYE